The region TGACTCGGAGATGCTGGCCTTAGCCGTCTATGGTGGGCAGGGGCAAACGTCTTCGCTACGCCTAGAAAAAAGTTAGCGCCATGAACAAAAAAGATCAGGTAATCGCCCTATTGAAAAGCATTGAAACAGGAGAAGCAGGCCCTGCTGCTGTGATCAATCCCAGCCAGTACACGCAGCACAATTTAGGGGTAGCCGACGGTCTGGCTGGTTTTGGAGCCGTACTCCAGCAGCTACCACCCAACTCTGCAAAAGTGAATACGGTCCGCGTGTTTGAGGACGGAGATTACGTGTTTACGCACAGTGACTACGACTTTTTCGGCCCAAAGATCGGTTTTGACGTATTCCGGTTCGAGCAAGGCCAGATCGTTGAACACTGGGATAATTTGCAGGAAACCCCGGCCACAGCTAATCCCAGTGGCCATACGATGATCGACGGCCCAACCCAGGCCACAGACCTAACGCAAACAGAGTGGAACAAGGCGCTGGTCGAATCGTTTGTAGACGACATTCTGGTGAACGGCCGGATGGAGAAGCTGGCGGGCTATTACAACGGCGATCACTACATTCAGCATAACCCGCAGATTGGCGATGGCCTCTCCGGTTTAGGGCAGGCACTCGAAGCGATGGCAGCCCAGGGCATCACGATGAAATACGACAAAATTCATCGTGTTCTGGGCGAAGGCAACTTTGTGCTGGTGCTTAGTGAAGGAACATTCGGTGGCCAGCACACTTCGTTTTTTGATCTTTTTCGCGTCGAAAATGGTAAGATTGCCGAGCACTGGGATACCATTGAGACGATTCCCGCTCCCTCGGATTGGAAAAACGACAACGGTAAATTTTAACGTACATGCTCACCTAGCCAATGGTTCATATCGGGGGAACCATTGGCTAGGTTTGAATTACCCCTACCGAAAATCGCTTCGTGATGGGTGCATGGTTAGCCGCCGAGATCCCTTCTGACAGGATTTTTCGGGTGTCGAGCGGGTCGATAACAGCATCGACCCAAAGCCGGGCGGCTGCGTAATAGGGCGAAAGCTGAGCATTATACTGATCGGTAATTTTATCCAGTTGCGCCTGTTCTTCTTCAGGGGTCAGGGGCTGGCCTTTGGCTTTCTGAGCCGCCACCTGAATTTGCAATAAGGTTTTAGCGGCCGAGGCACCACTCATCACCGCCATTTGCGCCGTTGGCCAGGCCAGCATCAGCCGAGGGTCATAGGCTTTGCCGCACATGGCATAATTGCCCGCCCCGTAGCTGTTACCAATAACGACCGTAAACTTTGGTACTACCGAATTGGCCATCGCGCTGACCATCTTGGCCCCATCTTTAATGATACCACCCTGCTCAGCCCGGCTCCCGACCATGAAGCCAGATACATCTTGTATGAACACCAGCGGAATCTGCTTCTGATTGCAGTTCATAATGAACCGGGCGGCTTTGTCGGCCGCATCGCCATAAATAACCCCGCCCATCTGCATCTCTGTCGGCTGTCCCGTTTTGCCTTTAGCCTTCACCACTTTCCGCTGGTTGGCCACGATACCCACCGCCCAGCCGTCAATTCGGGCGTACCCACAAATGAGCGACTGCCCGTAACCAGGTTTATACGCATCGAAGGCCGAGTTATCCACAAGTCTATCCACAATTTCTTGCATGTCGTAGGGTTTTACCCGGTCGGCGGGGAGGATTTGGTAAATATCGGCGGGATTTTTAGCAGGTAAGGCAGGTTCGGCTCGGTCGAAGCCAGCGGTTGGGCGATGCCCCGTTTTATCGAGAATACGCTTAATCGCATCCAGACAACTCTTATCGTCCGGGTAGCGGTTGTCGATAACGCCCGAAATATCGGTATGCGTAACGGCCCCGCCCAGGGTTTCAGCGTCGACCTCTTCGCCAATCGACGCTTTGACCAGATACGGCCCGGCCAGAAATATAGAGCCGGTACCTTCCACGATCAGTGCTTCATCGGACATAATGGGTAAGTAAGCTCCCCCGGCTACGCAGCTGCCCATTACGGCCGCTACCTGTAAAACACCCATCGCCGAGAGGTGGGCGTTGTTGCGAAACGTGCGACCAAAGTGTTCTTTATCAGCAAACACCTCGTCCTGCAAGGGCAGGTAAACCCCCGCACTGTCGACCAGATAGATGATGGGCAACTGATTCTCCATCGCAATTTCCTGCGCCCGGAGATTCTTTTTAGCCGTAATCGGAAACCAGGCACCGGCCTTTACTGTGGCATCGTTCGCCACAATAACACACTGCCGCCCCGATACATAGCCAATCCCTACGACAACCCCGCCCGCCGGGCAGCCGCCATGTTCGGCATACATGCCCTCGCCTGTGAAAAGGCCGATTTCGACGAAGGGTTTATCGTCATCGGTGAGGTAGTCGATTCGTTCGCGAGCGGTCAGTTTACCCTTTTTGTGCTGGTCATCTATTTTCTTTTGGCCACCACCAAGTTGAGTTTGGGCAGACCGTTGGGCGAGTTCGTCGAGGAGCGTTTGCATGAATGAAGGCGAAGTGTAGCCATATAGGCAAGTGAAAAACCCTAAAGTACGTGAGTTGTTGCCATCTCAAAAATGAGCGTACCAATACAATCTGGCGCAACTCTATTCAGCACCTATACTAACTACTAATCATATTTGGCTTTTCATATAATCGTCAGAATTATATAACGAAATACAAAATGGTTGCTGATTAAATTATAGCCAATCGCTATGTTTGATAAAATAACCGAAAACAGTTATTTGATGAGTTATACGCAGCCCGATACGCTAAAAATCTATTCTTCCATGCATAAGTTTTTCCTTTACTTCTTTCTAACGCTGTTTGTTAACCAGCCTGCCATAGGCCAGGCCACGAAAGCACAGGCCACGGTTTCCTTTGAGCCATCAACGTACGAGGGCTTACGCTGGCGTGAATTAGGTCCATATCGCGGAGGCCGCTCTTGTACAGTTACCGGCGTACCCAACAATCCCAATCTATATTACATGGGTACCGTAGGCGGTGGGGTCTGGCGCACGACCGATGGCGGTCAGACCTGGGGCAGCATTACCGATAATTACTTTGGCGGCACCATTGGCGCGGTGGCCGTTGCCGAAAGTGACCCCAATGTTATTTATGTAGGCGAGGGCGAACAGACGTTACGCAATAACGTGGCATCGGGCACCGGCATGTGGCGCTCCACCGACGCGGGCACCAGTTGGAAGCGCATCGGCCTGACCGACTCGAAACACATTGCCCGCATTCGGATTCACCCCAAAAACCCGGATGTAGTTTACGTTGCCGCTATGGGTAACCTCTGGAAACCCAACGAGATGCGGGGCATCTTTCGCAGCACCGACGGTGGGCAAACCTGGAAAAAAGTGCTGTACATCAACGACCAGGCGGGTGCCGCCGATCTGATGCTCGACCCCAATAACCCGCGAATAATGTATGCCAGCACCTGGAACATGAAGCGCAACGGCTACCGCATGGATAGCGGTGGTCCCGACTCCAAACTGTGGAAAAGCACCGACGGGGGCGACACCTGGGAAAACCTGTCCGATAAGCCCGGCATGCCGTCGGGAATTAACGGCATCATCGGCGTGACCGTTTCGCCAAAAAACTCCAGCCGGGTGTGGGCCATCATCGAGAATAAAGACGCCGGTGGCGTTTACCGCTCCGACGACGCCGGGAAAACCTGGACTAAAATCAATCAGGACCGCGCCCTGCTGCAACGGGCCTGGTACTACTGCCGCATTTACGCCGACTCACAAAACGAGGACATCGTGTATGTCATGAACGTGAGTTACGGCGTGTCGAAAGATGGCGGTAAAACTTTCGAGTTAAAAAATGCACCCCACGGCGACCACCACGACCTCTGGATTGATCCCAACAACAACAAACGCATGGCCATTGCCGATGATGGGGGCGCTCAGATTTCGACCGATGGCGGCAACAACTGGACAACCTACCACAACCAACCAACAGCGCAGTTCTACCGCGTTTCGACCGACAACCATTTTCCGTACCGCATTTATGGTGCCCAGCAGGACAATACCAGCGTCCGGATTTCGCACCGGACGGGCAGCGCATCTGTCACCGAAAAAGATTGGGATGCGCTGGCCATTGGCGAAAGTGCTCACCTGGCTGCCGATCCGCTCAACAGCGAGGTGGTTTTTGGTGGCGATTATAAAGGCTATATGACCATGCAGGACCTGGCTACCGGTCAGGAGCGATCGACCAACATCTACCCCGATCTGCCCGCTGGTTCAGGT is a window of Spirosoma linguale DSM 74 DNA encoding:
- a CDS encoding conserved hypothetical protein (KEGG: bam:Bamb_4311 hypothetical protein), which codes for MNKKDQVIALLKSIETGEAGPAAVINPSQYTQHNLGVADGLAGFGAVLQQLPPNSAKVNTVRVFEDGDYVFTHSDYDFFGPKIGFDVFRFEQGQIVEHWDNLQETPATANPSGHTMIDGPTQATDLTQTEWNKALVESFVDDILVNGRMEKLAGYYNGDHYIQHNPQIGDGLSGLGQALEAMAAQGITMKYDKIHRVLGEGNFVLVLSEGTFGGQHTSFFDLFRVENGKIAEHWDTIETIPAPSDWKNDNGKF
- a CDS encoding Methylcrotonoyl-CoA carboxylase (PFAM: carboxyl transferase~KEGG: cvi:CV_1764 propionyl-CoA carboxylase (beta subunit)) gives rise to the protein MQTLLDELAQRSAQTQLGGGQKKIDDQHKKGKLTARERIDYLTDDDKPFVEIGLFTGEGMYAEHGGCPAGGVVVGIGYVSGRQCVIVANDATVKAGAWFPITAKKNLRAQEIAMENQLPIIYLVDSAGVYLPLQDEVFADKEHFGRTFRNNAHLSAMGVLQVAAVMGSCVAGGAYLPIMSDEALIVEGTGSIFLAGPYLVKASIGEEVDAETLGGAVTHTDISGVIDNRYPDDKSCLDAIKRILDKTGHRPTAGFDRAEPALPAKNPADIYQILPADRVKPYDMQEIVDRLVDNSAFDAYKPGYGQSLICGYARIDGWAVGIVANQRKVVKAKGKTGQPTEMQMGGVIYGDAADKAARFIMNCNQKQIPLVFIQDVSGFMVGSRAEQGGIIKDGAKMVSAMANSVVPKFTVVIGNSYGAGNYAMCGKAYDPRLMLAWPTAQMAVMSGASAAKTLLQIQVAAQKAKGQPLTPEEEQAQLDKITDQYNAQLSPYYAAARLWVDAVIDPLDTRKILSEGISAANHAPITKRFSVGVIQT